Genomic DNA from Bemisia tabaci chromosome 2, PGI_BMITA_v3:
caaaattgacTCGCAAATTCATTGTCAAACGGGCTTTTATCTAGAAAACCAAGTACCTCAGCATCTgctaaattctgttttttttatataatgttCCTTACGACCTCTTGGGCACAACAAGCTCTCAAACTGAAACCTTCTATGTACCAGGCTCAAGGAAAGCAGGGCCAAACAGTGAATTTTGCagcattttttcttgcaatATTAAGTAGATATGATGAAACATCCGACTGGTCCTCAAGAAGAGCTTTTGTTTCCTTGCTGGTCTGGAAGATAAGAAAAGATAAGATAGACGAAAGTAGTCAAATTTTCCGAATGATAACAGAGTGAGGCGTATCGTCTTTACACCTAGACCAGGAATTCCTCAGCTCCATTGGAAAACACATGTAAAAAGGccaacaaattattttttcagcccCGCTTGTCTTGACCTTGGCATACtgaaattttaagttcaaaaattcattgcGCTTAGAAAGTCGCAAAGAATATAATATtgaataataatttaatttagcCATGTCAGAATACCTTTGGTTCCCCATGCAGGGTCGCTACAGGTAttctaatttttgtcttttggAGCAACTTCTGTTGAATGAGTTCTAACtatttctcttctcttcttatttgtaggtaaaatatcataagattATCTGGAAGAAGTTGGCTCCCAATAGTGGAGAGGAACAAATTCTGCTGTTATTTGGTGTCAATCAATTCTGGTGCCCTTTTAATTCTTTCTTGAgaatgatttttcctcaaaaggaactcatgCTGATATCTTCGCAACTAGTTATGTAGCAAAAAAGTATGATGGTGGCACTTTCTCAACTCATTTATTGAACGTAAATTTTTTAGATTTGTTGTTTTAAATAAAGTCATCCATGAAGCATGagctaaaattcgctttagCTGTAATTAAACAGTGGCATGAGGGTGTAATTAAAGCCTCCGAAAACATTGTAAATGTCTCCCCAATGAACGCTTAATTTAAGTACATGCATAAACAATTTTGTTAGTTTATGAATTGGTTGGAACTCAAACAATTTACCATTCCCCATTTCGAGTATATTTTGTATAAATTCTAGTTTAGTCTTTTCCATAAGAAAGTTCTCTAAAGTAGGTTAATTTGAAAATCTgtagtagcatttttcaactgatAGTGACTTCTTCAAGAGTTGCTGTTTTAATAGTTgtaatatttttattcttattagCCTCAACTCAACTTTACAATTGACAGGGTGTGTTgggaaaaactacaaaaatctaATGCAGCATTCATCTTTTTGCACCATGCCAGTCAGCTgtgcttaaattttttatcgctgtAAACTGCATCTTATTTGAAATTGGTCACCTCTAAGCCAGTCAAATAGGCCAGACCAAATACTAAACGCAGGAAagttcagagattttttttttttttttttttgctgtttcgtCCAGCCCCTGGACCCCTTAAAAACCAGTAGCTTTTCTCCTCAAGCCTTAGCAGTTAATCTCAAACAGaagatcaaagaaaaaatttcaataggtTGGAACTTAAAGTCGTAAGATGCTAAACCTATTTACCATAATGCCTATGAGCGGCTGATATCACTTGATTTAAAATGACTCTGTTAATTGTACTTTTTCAACAACTCTTGTGCTGCAGTATTAGTATGTAATTCTtatgttcattgaaaaaaatctctTTGTGCTCCAAGCCACAAAGACGACACATTATTATTTTCCCCAAGTTCATTCCATAGCAATGCCACCTACCCATGTCTTTGTTAGATCATTCTATGAGATGTTGATGATGTATTTttgatttgttaaattttattattgaaGTATCATATAATATTgttaatattaaattaaatgttaaaaagttatgcactttcattttatttgtatttctcaaattcgattttttttttttttttttttttgatgggaGGAGGTGAGTAAAAATTGAAGTGCATGTTGTAGAAGGGTGGCTATACAAGGTACtatttattgaggaaaatgcaattgaaattgtgttgattttgatCACATTTAAGCCCGTTGGGTAACTTTAAACCTGTTAGCTTTAATCAACCTATATTGAACTGAAAATTGACAATAGTTTTAGTCGCTAActttttgagcttttcaaaaCTTGAAGCATTGGTGGATCAAGAGGGGGCGGTCACAGTGGTGTGCTGCCTGCTAAGTTGAAAATCAGTTAATCTATAATTTGCCGCAAGGCCACAATGGACCAGTTTAAAAGGTACAAATTAacacattctgatacatgtcctAATGAGAATTTTACCCAGAACACGATTCGGGCAACAAAAATGGATGAAACTAACTCTAATTAAGCtgtttaacatttttcaatgcgtgaatttaaacctcGCGCTCATGAAAAAATCCAAGTCCAGTTGAGACAAATTCTGCAGTAAGCGTTACTGtaacagtctctgcggtatgaaaaGATGGCAACCTTGATTTTGGATCATCAGCTCAGCTGTCGCACGTAGTCAACACCTAGAACAACACAAGGCAGGAAGGAACATGGCTTGATtaagaagcctgccgaaactgTTGTGGTATatgcgatttgattcaagtagactattgttattcttgtgagcggggaattcaaaattcttgTGACCAATGTTAACTAAAAATGttgatatcttagttaggagttgatttcagtaagtCCCTTTGTGCAAATTGAGTTTAACGTGTTTTGGTTAAAAGCCATGCATCAGAACACTTCAATTTTTGCCTTGTTTACTGGTTCATTACAAAATATAATTCTGctcgtttcaaggaaaataGTGAAAGAGGTTATCACCTGGGACCAATTCATTTTTGATTAtgacaaatgaggggcttggagaacaaggcacATAATTGCAGTTTAAGCTATTTCAAAATGtacttgtttgaagtttcgaaattacatggatccttatggcagaaaaatagttcaaactgactttttgaaattgaaaaataggaatttgggagcaaatttttcacagaatatgcatcaagactagtttcacttgaaattgttaacatctcaatttttcaaaactgcactcatgcaccttgtcctccaagcccctcaattttacTTCAATGCAGGAATACCAGAGAGAATTTAATTGAGGCCTTGTTGTTTATGATGATTCAGGAAAAAAGATTAACATAAAAGAATCTTAAGGAAGCAGAGTTTATATAAAAGTAGGAACTTTATTTACAGTAAGTTTTTTATAATTCATTATTTACAGTTGCCTCAGCTGGTTTATCACTTTGAAGTTTACCAATTTCATTCTTGAATTTAGTGATTGTTTCTTTAGCATTTTTAAGCCGGTCCTTGTACTCACTAATTTCTTGTCTAATCTTCTTTTTGGCATTTAAAATGGCTTGTAGggttttctccttcttttcatcAACTGAAACAAATTAGAATTAGAGTCacctaaattaattttgaagcaACTTTAAGTTaacaatgaaaaataagaaaaccgAGAAAAGAATAATATTAAAAGATGAACATTCCAGATACAATAAAGAATACGTTTAATCTTGCAGCCAAGGCTTCGTTCTAGGCTAACCTTCTTAGGTCTGTTTCATAATCATACCTTTGATGTAAAAGGTCTTCATTTACATCTATTCTTGCTTCatacatagggtgttcaaaaagttttgcacactTCCGGATTTTGAGCGAACAAAAGCAGCTATTGATTTTCGGTTTATGTGTGCTTAAAGTAGACGTAATTACCactaaaacaagaccaagaacaACTCTCTAGCTTAAAAAATGACGGAGATACAGGATTTTGTAAATGACATGTAGCGTGaccgcctccaggatttttagctacaaATATGTTTATCAAGGGAAACAAGTTAAGtgagaattgagtgtttttattgaaaaaacttacaaaatcttacGGAAATTGACGGATGACACGGATGACTCAACATTCGGctgtttttcgaagtattttccaccactttgaacacaaagcttCAGCCGTTCTGTCCAATTCACAAGGATCGTCTTTTCGAAGTCCTCTTGACGGAGGGTTTTGATCTAGGCTTTGGAATGGCTCTTTCCTGAGTTAAAGAAATTTCTGAGAGGCACACGGTTTGATTCCATAGCCTAGATCAAAACCGCTGTTCGAAAATGCTTCAAAACCCTCCGTCAAGAGGACTTCGAAAAGACGATCCTTGTGAATTGGACAGAACGGCTGaagctttgtgttcaaagtggtggaaaatacttcgaaaaacagCGGAATGTTGAGTCATCCGTGTCATCCGATGAAGAAACTTGAAGTTCGTCAATTTCCgtaagattttgtaagttttttcaataaaaacattcaattctcatttaacttGTTTTCCCTTGTTAAACATATttgtagctaaaaatcctggagacGGTCACGCcacatgtcattttcaaaaccctgtatctctgtcattttttaagcgagagagttgttcttggtcttgttttattggtaattacgtctactttaagcacacataaaccgcaaatcgatagctGCTTTCGTTCGCTCAATATCCGGAagtgtgcaaaactttttgaacaccctatgtaCTAACTAAATATTCATGGCTGAGGTAAAAAAATGCGTAACTCTGATTGTGACAGTACTAATCTCCACTCTTGTGTCcctttttttagaggaaactaGCCtaagtaaagtttttttttttacatttcctGTAAATTTTCCACACTTGTTCATAACTATTCACCGACAGTTTTAAAAAGATACTGTAATTGGTTCTCTTTTACAAAAATGATACACAATTGGGGATTTTTAAATACTCGATAATATCGAAAAGGGGCCATCTTTAAGATTTTGACGAACTTACTTTCCTTAAGGAATCTACTCTTAATGGATACGCAAACCAGCCCCTAAAAGCTTACGACTGGTTTTTCCGCAAGACATCATTCAAGGTGgtccaatttttcaatgatttctAGAGTTGGGCGGAGATGGATTTTCCACGTCACCGGATCCGGATATCGAATTTTTGTATTGGATACCGGATAATTCGCCAAGGTAACCGGATAATACCGGATTCGGATAGTGCTTTTTTGCGTAGAAAAATCTCCCAATTTCGAGCAAGAAAAATCTCCCGATTTCGCGCTTGGGACAAGAGACACACTGTGTATTACACCATCAAGACAGCCATCCACGATGTATGTACCTTCGCTCCGGCAACCTCCATATTTTTTAATGATACGATATGAGCCCGCTAAaacaaatactaaaaaaaaagacCTGCCAGATGAGCAGCATGGCTTTCATTGGCTTAATGGTGTGATGGGCCAGATGAATCTGATGATGGAGAGATATTATTAGAAGTATGCCTAAACAAGACAAAAGCGGAAAAAGCGCTTTGATGCTGCAATAACAAGCTGCATACTACGACATTACAATAATTGCGGAGTTACACTCAGAGTAAAAACTTTAACAGCAGGGAACTTATGCACATGTTGGtggcattgtttttttttatcctccaCCTGCATCTCCGTCTTTAAAAGTGAAACACGTGGACTTTCGAAATTAGGTGTCACGTTGCATATGTGTGAATGTGCGGGAAATGTCCTTAAATCCGATAATAACAAGTTTCAAAAAGTTGAACGATTACATTGACTACTCAAAGTGTGCCAAAAAATGCCAAAatatcaccaaaattttcacTGCTGTAAAAGAACTATCCGGCAGGTCCATAAACCGGATATCGCAATTATCCGGCCGAATACGGATACCCGCAAAAATCGTATCTGGCCGGAGCCGGATATCCATAATCGGGCAATGCGGATAATCGCCAGACACCCGGACCAACTCTAATAATTTCGAAAAGGAGCCATCTCCAGAGAGACCAGAAGTCAACCAAAAGTGTTGTTAAAATACACTTTCTATCTTTACTGACAAGCTACTGTGTTCCTTCGATTTGCCCTTAGCTAGACAGGGAACTGTTCAGCAGTTCTAGTAACACAAAGCAACTAAGTAATAATGTTGCCATTTGAATTTGATTTCATATGTTCTGTGTCACATATTAAGATGTGTTTCACTGACACTGGCACAGAAAAAACACCACACagtgataatatttttcaggaacGATCGCTGCACAATAGAAAAGTCCTTATATTTATGCCAAGATTACAGAATTAAACATGAAAAACTgcaaataatatttattttttttattttctttcaaaattcttgTACATAAAAGCTGGAATTACAGCCGTTATGCAGGTCAataacaaatgaaaatattacaataacaaaaaaacaacaaattataTAGCATGAAGCATATCCTTTTAGCAGTAGTAATATCAAAAAGGGGCCATCCTAATTTTAATCTTTCAGTTCCAgtattcatttaaatttctggTTTTGCTCTGGATTTCTCCATTTCTGTCATATGCAGTATAAAACCTTCAGTCTCGAGATTTCACTAAATATTCACTTTTTGAGCAGTGTTTTGGCTCTTctgataaatttaaagaaaaggaGATGGCCCCTCTCCAAAATTATCAATTCAGATGttacaatgaaaatgtaaatttttcaactctagccctgaaaatgcaaatttggtaaaaatgaaGCGGTGGCTCACAAAGGGTATTAAAAGTTGAATGCAATACTTACAATCAGTTTCAAGTTTCCACGGGCCTATGGTGGCTGGTTGAGGATTTGTTAATAACTTTTCCATGAACGCAGTTGGATCTTGAAACACTATTTCTTCATAGTACTCTGATACAAGAGTTTTTTTAGTAACTAAAACATCTGGATTTGTTAAAAAAAGCTTCAGCATGTGGTAGACTGTTAcctaaacaaaaataaaagtaaaggtTACTCTGTAAAGTAAAGACTCGTTGgagattaaatgaaaaaattcaatgaagatGATATCGATTGATAACCACTCCAGAAACTGAAACAGGTGAATGATGATAATGATGTTTATTATTATGAGCCATACCTCAAAAGTTCCCTGACAGCCAGATTACTTCTTGATGGTAGCAAAGCTCTTTCATGGCCTCTTACACTTAGCTACACTGCTCGGCAGCAATAAAGGGTATGAATGCGTTATGTattccattattgtttcaagGCCACCACCATTGACTACCTACCTGGAAGTTGCTTTTAAAATGGCAGCCAAATGAGGCAAAAAGACACAGgtcaaaaattacgttttaTTCTTAAATGAAGTGATCAGAAATAGTTTCTTTCCTGCATCATTGATAGGAGGAAGTCTCTTAAGATTGGTTCTGTCTaagaaataaacaatttttacaaaatggtcataaataaaaatatgaggCCTATTGCTCCATTCGATGTGGATGGGCAGATGCAAAAAAACtttccttggaaaaaaattCCCGCAATTGCCAGTGTCATTTCAAAGGTCAGACAATCATCACTAATTATGCCCAAGAGTTTAAAGTAGGTGTGTTGGCGCTTTTTGGCGAAAAGATGTGGTTCAGTCCAGGAAAACTGGTTTTTGATGCAATAGGCCGCCTCTTGCCCACACCTGTCCTACTCTGACGAAACTTGGGTATCATGACGACATCTATCTTGAGCCCCCCAGCAGAGTACTTGTGGCTCTACTTGATCTGGCAGAGCTGCAACATTTCTTCTACAAATGCATTCAAAAGTGTTGAAAAAACCACTTATTAGCCCAGAATTTTTCCATTAGAGACCCAAAAAAAGTTCCAGATTTAAAGCTgatagtgctcagtgggtcataCTGAACATCCTATTGAAAAACAGTACAATTTGCATGGCTACAGCTGAACCCCTCCCTTCCACAGTCAGTACCTATGGCATCCTTTTCCAAATCATTTACACATGGGTAAGACTAAATTAGAAACTGGCTGTATTTGTTCCACTTACAGGCCTTTCATTTGTGTCATGGAAATATAATTTGATGACTATTTCAAACTCTCCCCAACCAGTTTCTGTGATCTCAAAGGGTGGCTTGGTTATAACACGATTGGGATTTTCATAACTCTCGTGCAGCTTGAAATGCACTTTCTTCACATAAATAGACATATCTTCATTGTTAAATGGTTTGACATAAACGGTCCATTGATGAGTGTGTCCatcctcttctctttttttcccaaATGAGTGAGCAACATTTCCGTAGACAATTGGTTTGACCAGAGTGACaccctgaaaagaaaaaaagaaaaaaccaagatcATTCTCTCATTAAGGACTACAAAAGAAAAGAGACGCATTCTCATTAGCATGCCCAACAAAATCTGCTGCATAATTCTCACTAGTTAATTAACCTAACATCATCTTAGAGAGAATTAAATGCCTTTTCCAAACCCACACAAGGCTTCATTTGATGGCTTTCATTTTCtgaaggcctggatacacgctcaaatttccgtcaatttccgatcaaaatgatgacaaaaatggcagTCGAGAGTTATCTACATTGTTACCTAGAATTAATTCAAACAGCGAGTTGactgaaataagcatgaaataagcacggttgtgtggaaatcaaaTGACCGATGagacccacagttccatcatctacgatcaaatttttgcaggacgcaaaaaattgatggtagatgatgtgcaccagtcaccatttgatcggaaatcgatggaaatttgaacGTCTATCCAGGCCTTAAATTAAAGTGTCTTTCCAAAGAAGAAGATAGCGAAACGAAGAGTTTACAAGAAAGAGAATATGTGATGAAATACTTACTTTAGGCAGTgattcaatgtaaaataaatgtcTCCTTGATAGAATGAGCAATAATATGGAACATTTAAGTTTTTAGATGTTTGAGGGCCAAAACACTACTGACCAAgttcttcaaaattattatttgccATTTTACACTTTATAGTTGTAAGAGATGAACCAATAAGAAGTCGCTGGGCTGACAACAAAAGGATTGCCAATCATCTTTATGAAACTTGCTGCATAATACAAGGATTTCTTCTAGGAGATAACCTGAAATTCAATAAACATCTCTGCGGAGAGTCAAATCCCGGATAAATACCAGAAGTTACCTTAAGGCGGCCACCGGAGTCTGGACCAAATTCTGTGACAGCTGCCATTATGAACTTGTGTTGAAATAGGATTGACCAGTGCCAACAAACATCCTGAGAGATTAAGGGCTGAAAAGAATAAGACTACATTCAATCCAAAAagttaaatacgaattttcatcTTTCAACTGAAAAGTATTACCTGATGAATTGCTCATCATGAAACTTCATACTCTGCAGGATTAAGATACAACTTTCTCCACCGTAACATCAGAAGTATTTCAGGAAAGCTGTTGTTACAGCTAAAGACGTAGACCCCGCCCCCCCTCCTTTCTCTCTTATATTTGACATTATGACTCTCATCCACATCATTGCCCCTTTCTGGTGAATTGCCTTCAGTTCaactgatatattttttttcgttaTCTAAACTGTGATGATTCAATGAATCGGTCAATCTTACCTACGACTTTTGATTCTAATTCCATTCCTgattcaatgtaatttttttaccggTAAAACCACTTGTTTAAATTCTCTTTGTTCAACCCCTTGTGCTCTCAGGAGCTTTTAACGGATCAGTTACCGATGGTCACGTAAGTATGCATCGTTAGTGATGATCAGGTCTCTGTCATTATCAAGCTTTCTGGCTACAGTATATGATAATGGATTAGTTGCACTGGTCATAGAATCATGTTTcaatgtttgattcttgtagattaggaaaaaaaataagatctgtCTCAACTGCAACTTTCTTTgatcaatattaaccgagatatcgtcctttgaaaagtcaggtttttgacgtaaTCCACcacggcagtgacacccttggtctcttcttcttttgtttGATCACTAATGCAGAGGATACAACGCAAAACTTCAACATATGAATTCACACTTTAAAGATACCTACTCATATCGGGAGATAATGCACTCGCAGCGATGAGATTAGGCGGTCAGTCAGTTCACCTGAGTTTGTTTACGTTTAACGTCGCTGAAACCTCGGCATCACTGTTTGagcaaaagaggaagaaaccaagggtgtcactgccacggtggatgatgtcaaaagCCTGACTTTCCAAagggcaatatctcggttaatattgaacgtagaaagttgcggtttggacagattaattattttcagctaatctacaagaataaagcatcaaaacacgatttaatgaccagcacaactgacccattatttcATTGGAGCTAATGGCATGTAAGTTAGCAGGGCTGTGGAGCACTAACGCGACTTTGTTTCAAGCCGCTTCACTACACTACCATGGCTGTGTTGGAAAGCAGCTTCAAACAAAGCCGTGTAGGTGCGCAATATCTACTAGCAGTTGTATCCTTTCTGTCTGCAAGCGGCTGAGCTGTCATTATCAAATGGTGGTCCAGGATCAACTGAAAACGACAACAATGTTTTGCTTCTGATTTATGCAGGTACCCAAAAACCAACACCTTCCCCCAAAGGGATACTACCAGATTTTCCTACTGAATGTGACAGTCAATTGCAAACAAATGCCAACTTACCTGATGCGAGTCTTACTCACTTTTATGTGATCAAATGTTACTAAATCAAATGTTTCAACAGAGATTACGTGCGTGAGATGAAGTTAATTAAAACTCAGGGAATCTTACCGAATCACGGATACTGGCTAATATGGTCAAACGAATAGAAGAGACAGGACTTAATTTGAGGTGTCAGTTTTGGCTGTCCAGTGCAATTTATGAATTTAAATCGtttgaatttgaattgaaaGTTATAAGATTCAACCATGAAAAAAATAGACTATAAATATATTTCTTCTTGTATTTCTTCCATGATTCAACGAAGTTTATGGAGGTTATGTTTTGATtcgatttgtttttttctgagttttggTGACGTCACATAGTGGCGCTACCAATCACCAAGCCCGAAGCCTAGTATCGCCTCCTATTGGCTGGCTTCTTTGTTTCAActgcccccgcccccctgccCCTGCAGGTGACGTTTAGATTAGTAAcctcataattttcattttctccttttgtttTGTTGTGCACTCTGtatatattttaaataaaagttGAGAAACTGTGGCGAATTCGTATTAGCAAGGTAATTTTCTCACCTTTTATCCTTTTGCTCATCATCTAAGTCTCCTATGTTGGAATAATTTTGCGGGACCACCACTGAAAATTTCGCTACATACAGTTCAGGAACTAGAGAGCAACCAGCTAGGGAAGTTGGCCAAATTTATACACACCATCTCCTATAGGCTCTTGAGCCTTGTTGTGGGTCATTTCTCATCAATTTGCCTCATAATCATTCCTAAATCACCTGTTACATCTTGCGCAAATTGTTCATCCCTTCAAAGTAATTACCACCAAGGCTCTTGCTCTGAACCTCTCAAAATCTTGATCAACGTCTTCCGCAATTTCTGCATTATGGTAACCTATTCACATTTAACATAAACTGACTGCATCGCAACATGTAGTTCTAGtttagaatttaaaatacggTAACCTGAGCCCCTCAATTGTTAGGAACTCACCCAATAAACATCTGCAGACCAACATTAAGATTCAGTGAATTGTTCTAAACTAGGTCTCGGCAGGTTCGGAGGGAAATTCGGATCttagttaaaatttcaagcataTCTGGGTTTCTTTGTAATATCTGAGGATTGGACGTGAAATTCATCCTAACATTTTCATGATTTATGTATTGTGGTCCTTTGGCTGAAATACATGAAGTGAGTGACTGACGTCATCAGCGATATTACTCATCGCATTTTTTATAAGTCAGATGAATCTTCTAACCTgctgaaattatttcatcactTTCTGGAGGTATaactaattatttttatttactcaGAATGGGACATTGTTAGCAAGAGCCATCAAGTAGACTGTAACCTTAAAACCGTTCCACCTCCGGTCAACTCTGACCATTCATTGAACGTACGGAGCTGAATCATCCAAAACGAATCTTCATTTACACACTGTTTCACTGGTCTTatttaaagttattttaaaGTGAAGAAAGATTAATAATGGCagagaatcaattttttacattgaggaACGAAAGCAGTCTGATTTGGTAACTAGGCTGAACCTTGTAGTCCTTCTCAGTTTCTGTAATCATCCAACGGTATCAATGATCAAATTCTCAAATGAGCAGGTGTATTCATCGGACAGCTCAATTTTACATCTGATTATAGCAGCAGGTTTGACCTATGTTTTGCTAATTAGTCGATGGAAAAGCTGATTGTAAACTGATCATGTTGATACCATTAAGTGAAATCCTGGCACCCCTCTCCTTCCAAATGACCTGATTACACCAAGCATTTGCTTGTAAATGATTGAatctttcacaattttcagGTATTTCCATTGTTCCATCATACGTTCCTTCCTAAGAATTTGACAATGGATCTACTCCCTTGCAAGAAGACAATGCACATTAAAACCGGAGTGTT
This window encodes:
- the Gas41 gene encoding YEATS domain-containing protein 4, whose amino-acid sequence is MAAVTEFGPDSGGRLKGVTLVKPIVYGNVAHSFGKKREEDGHTHQWTVYVKPFNNEDMSIYVKKVHFKLHESYENPNRVITKPPFEITETGWGEFEIVIKLYFHDTNERPVTVYHMLKLFLTNPDVLVTKKTLVSEYYEEIVFQDPTAFMEKLLTNPQPATIGPWKLETDFDEKKEKTLQAILNAKKKIRQEISEYKDRLKNAKETITKFKNEIGKLQSDKPAEATVNNEL